From the Daucus carota subsp. sativus chromosome 8, DH1 v3.0, whole genome shotgun sequence genome, one window contains:
- the LOC108199668 gene encoding disease resistance protein RUN1 isoform X1 has product MPLQNVADGYESKVIQKIINILKDKVTCNTLSMTRHLVGIGPSVHDIGLWLRNGSDNVEVFALYGVGGVGKTTIAKYVYNMNFQLFEGGSFLENIREYSERSDGLVCLQRQLLSNISNRESPTIKNINDGMLKIKSALHHRKLLIVLDDVDEVEQLDAVFGMREWFHQGSKIIITTQNVHLLNAFEHCTRYAIKTLNSDDSLELFSLHAFQDSSPSECYIEHSERIIKLCQGLPLALKVLGASLRGKKLDVWRSAIEKLETIPHCKIQKILRISYDSLQDDHDRDLFLEIVCFFSGEAKSFVVGILDECGYYTLIGIDNLIDRCLLKTDKYGNLKMHQLVQSMGREIIRQQSPRDPGQRSRLWHCRDSLKVLKDETGTGAVEGLALDMNTTNAYPAELRTKAFFLMQKLRLLKLNNVRLSGGYKDFPKNLKWLCWHKYPLTSLPADFPLSSLVAIDMQSSKLQTFNQGNVLLGSLKFLNLSHCNGLVKTPDFATLCALEQLLLEDCARLIEIDESIGMAQGLVLINLKDCKLLKKLPENLCMLKLLETLIISGCSSLGMFPTDMRKMESLKTFHADGLNFGNSSDGIESCTNQNISWREFIWGLVSGPSTSPKLSLTSLPFNSITRLSLVHCNLQDSSFPKDFRVASSLEHLNLSQNPIRFLPDCFKGLEEIKRLELRNCNQLQTLEGLPKIESLAVTHCRLLEKIKAQCKTCSFPLHCEKLLEMDYGFKIAPIDEIDPELISNCGICDVESMKVIHIRLYNELTAAETRCSIQGVHEFPFGCKSLNIFYPGSSVPTWFTNQSYGPSLSFMISHSKLRYLNTCIVYKLSSVRRKRTFYLVFHNMTKHKMILYHPICYGIPEGDEYMTWICHWKLGTHEVGPGDEVKISVADHLDDDHFELKEIGVYLVYEEQEQEGFHLAKRQKIQETCEQISQYVIPSERKPSAYHGTTQVYIGGTRTPAPALVLPSWDRISQYRPLVGEIFWKLYGIGEW; this is encoded by the exons ATGCCTTTGCAGAATGTGGCTGATGg GTATGAATCAAAAGTTATCCAGAAAATAATTAACATACTTAAGGATAAAGTGACATGTAACACCTTAAGTATGACAAGACATCTAGTTGGAATTGGTCCTTCAGTACATGACATCGGTTTATGGTTAAGAAATGGTTCTGACAATGTGGAAGTGTTTGCACTTTATGGCGTTGGAGGAGTGGGAAAGACAACCATTGCCAAATACGTTTACAACATGAACTTTCAACTATTTGAAGGTGGCAGTTTCTTGGAAAATATAAGAGAATATTCTGAACGCTCTGATGGTTTAGTGTGTCTACAAAGACAACTCCTTTCTAATATTTCCAACCGAGAGTCGccaacaataaaaaatattaatgatggCATGCTTAAGATAAAAAGTGCCCTTCATCACAGAAAGCTTCTAATAGTCTTGGATGATGTGGATGAAGTTGAACAACTAGATGCAGTATTTGGTATGCGAGAGTGGTTCCACCAGGGAAGCAAAATTATCATAACCACTCAGAATGTGCATTTGCTGAATGCTTTTGAGCATTGTACGAGATATGCtataaaaacattaaattctGATGATTCATTGGAGTTGTTTAGTTTGCATGCATTCCAAGACAGTAGCCCCTCAGAATGTTACATAGAGCACTCAGAGAGGATAATAAAGCTATGCCAAGGTCTTCCTTTAGCTCTTAAGGTTCTAGGAGCTTCTCTACGTGGCAAGAAGTTAGATGTTTGGAGGAGTGCGATAGAAAAACTGGAAACCATTCCTCACTGCAAGATCCAGAAGATTTTGAGAATAAGTTACGACTCTTTGCAAGATGACCATGATAGAGATTTGTTTCTGGAGATTGTATGTTTCTTTAGTGGAGAGGCCAAGTCTTTCGTGGTTGGGATACTAGATGAATGTGGTTATTACACATTAATTGGAATTGATAATCTTATTGATAGATGTTTACTGAAGACTGATAAATATGGAAATCTTAAAATGCATCAATTAGTTCAGAGCATGGGTAGAGAAATAATACGTCAGCAATCACCTAGAGATCCAGGGCAAAGGAGTAGACTGTGGCATTGCAGAGACTCCCTCAAAGTATTAAAAGATGAAACT ggAACCGGAGCAGTTGAAGGCCTGGCACTAGATATGAATACAACTAATGCATATCCGGCGGAGTTAAGAACAAAAGCTTTTTTCTTGATGCAAAAGCTAAGACTACTTAAGCTGAATAATGTACGACTAAGTGGAGGTTACAAGGACTTCCCTAAAAATTTGAAATGGTTATGTTGGCATAAATACCCTTTAACGTCTTTACCGGCTGACTTCCCTTTAAGTAGCTTAGTTGCAATTGACATGCAGAGTAGTAAACTGCAAACCTTTAATCAAGGAAACGTG CTTCTTGGATCATTAAAGTTTCTAAATCTAAGCCACTGCAATGGCCTTGTGAAAACCCCAGACTTTGCAACACTTTGCGCTCTTGAGCAATTGCTCCTCGAAGATTGTGCACGTTTAATTGAGATTGACGAATCTATTGGAATGGCTCAAGGACTTGtgttgataaatttaaaagacTGCAAACTTTTAAAAAAGCTTCCAGAAAATTTATGCATGCTCAAGTTACTAGAAACACTAATCATATCAGGTTGTTCAAGTCTTGGTATGTTTCCGACGGATATGAGAAAGATGGAATCCTTAAAAACATTTCATGCTGATGGACTCAATTTTGGTAATTCATCTGATGGAATTGAAAGTTgtacaaatcaaaatatttcaTGGCGAGAATTCATCTGGGGTTTGGTATCTGGACCAAGTACAAGTCCCAAACTCTCGTTGACTTCTTTACCATTCAATTCCATTACAAGATTGAGTCTGGTACATTGCAATCTACAAGATAGTTCATTTCCCAAGGATTTTAGAGTCGCATCCTCACTTGAACACTTAAACCTGAGTCAGAACCCAATCCGCTTTCTACCAGATTGCTTTAAAGGTCTAGAAGAGATCAAACGTCTCGAATTACGGAATTGCAACCAGCTTCAAACACTTGAAGGATTACCAAAAATAGAGTCTCTTGCGGTTACTCATTGCCGATTATTGGAGAAAATTAAAGCTCAGTGTAAAACTTGTTCTTTTCCGTTACACTGTGAGAAATTACTTGAGATGGACTATGGCTTCAAGATTGCACCAATAGATGAGATAGACCCAGAATTGATCAGCAATTGTGGTATTTGTGATGTGGAATCCATGAAAGTTATCCACATTAGATTATACAATGAATTGACCGCTGCCGAAACACGATGCTCAATCCAG GGAGTACACGAATTTCCATTTGGGTGTAAATCATTAAACATATTTTACCCTGGGAGCAGTGTTCCAACATGGTTCACTAATCAAAGTTACGGGCCTTCATTATCCTTTATGATATCACATTCTAAACTTAGATACTTAAACACTTGCATTGTGTACAAACTGAGCTCGGTTCGAAGAAAGAGGACTTTCTACCTGGTATTCCATAACATGACCAAACATAAAATGATTTTGTATCATCCAATCTGTTATGGCATCCCTGAAGGTGATGAATATATGACTTGGATATGCCACTGGAAATTAGGTACTCACGAGGTGGGACCTGGAGATGAGGTCAAGATTTCAGTAGCTGATCATTTAGATGATGACCATTTTGAGTTGAAAGAGATTGGCGTCTATCTTGTGTATGAAGAGCAAGAACAGGAAGGTTTTCATTTAGCCAAAAGAcaaaaaatccaagaaacatGTGAGCAAATATCTCAGTATGTCATCCCATCGGAAAGGAAGCCATCGGCATATCATGGAACGACACAAGTATACATCGGTGGCACCCGCACCCCCGCACCCGCACTCGTGCTTCCTAGCTGGGATAGAATCAGCCAATATAGACCGCTGGTTGGAGAGATATTTTGGAAATTATATGGCATTGGAGAATGGTAA
- the LOC108199668 gene encoding disease resistance protein RUN1 isoform X2, which translates to MPLQNVADGYESKVIQKIINILKDKVTCNTLSMTRHLVGIGPSVHDIGLWLRNGSDNVEVFALYGVGGVGKTTIAKYVYNMNFQLFEGGSFLENIREYSERSDGLVCLQRQLLSNISNRESPTIKNINDGMLKIKSALHHRKLLIVLDDVDEVEQLDAVFGMREWFHQGSKIIITTQNVHLLNAFEHCTRYAIKTLNSDDSLELFSLHAFQDSSPSECYIEHSERIIKLCQGLPLALKVLGASLRGKKLDVWRSAIEKLETIPHCKIQKILRISYDSLQDDHDRDLFLEIVCFFSGEAKSFVVGILDECGYYTLIGIDNLIDRCLLKTDKYGNLKMHQLVQSMGREIIRQQSPRDPGQRSRLWHCRDSLKVLKDETGTGAVEGLALDMNTTNAYPAELRTKAFFLMQKLRLLKLNNLLGSLKFLNLSHCNGLVKTPDFATLCALEQLLLEDCARLIEIDESIGMAQGLVLINLKDCKLLKKLPENLCMLKLLETLIISGCSSLGMFPTDMRKMESLKTFHADGLNFGNSSDGIESCTNQNISWREFIWGLVSGPSTSPKLSLTSLPFNSITRLSLVHCNLQDSSFPKDFRVASSLEHLNLSQNPIRFLPDCFKGLEEIKRLELRNCNQLQTLEGLPKIESLAVTHCRLLEKIKAQCKTCSFPLHCEKLLEMDYGFKIAPIDEIDPELISNCGICDVESMKVIHIRLYNELTAAETRCSIQGVHEFPFGCKSLNIFYPGSSVPTWFTNQSYGPSLSFMISHSKLRYLNTCIVYKLSSVRRKRTFYLVFHNMTKHKMILYHPICYGIPEGDEYMTWICHWKLGTHEVGPGDEVKISVADHLDDDHFELKEIGVYLVYEEQEQEGFHLAKRQKIQETCEQISQYVIPSERKPSAYHGTTQVYIGGTRTPAPALVLPSWDRISQYRPLVGEIFWKLYGIGEW; encoded by the exons ATGCCTTTGCAGAATGTGGCTGATGg GTATGAATCAAAAGTTATCCAGAAAATAATTAACATACTTAAGGATAAAGTGACATGTAACACCTTAAGTATGACAAGACATCTAGTTGGAATTGGTCCTTCAGTACATGACATCGGTTTATGGTTAAGAAATGGTTCTGACAATGTGGAAGTGTTTGCACTTTATGGCGTTGGAGGAGTGGGAAAGACAACCATTGCCAAATACGTTTACAACATGAACTTTCAACTATTTGAAGGTGGCAGTTTCTTGGAAAATATAAGAGAATATTCTGAACGCTCTGATGGTTTAGTGTGTCTACAAAGACAACTCCTTTCTAATATTTCCAACCGAGAGTCGccaacaataaaaaatattaatgatggCATGCTTAAGATAAAAAGTGCCCTTCATCACAGAAAGCTTCTAATAGTCTTGGATGATGTGGATGAAGTTGAACAACTAGATGCAGTATTTGGTATGCGAGAGTGGTTCCACCAGGGAAGCAAAATTATCATAACCACTCAGAATGTGCATTTGCTGAATGCTTTTGAGCATTGTACGAGATATGCtataaaaacattaaattctGATGATTCATTGGAGTTGTTTAGTTTGCATGCATTCCAAGACAGTAGCCCCTCAGAATGTTACATAGAGCACTCAGAGAGGATAATAAAGCTATGCCAAGGTCTTCCTTTAGCTCTTAAGGTTCTAGGAGCTTCTCTACGTGGCAAGAAGTTAGATGTTTGGAGGAGTGCGATAGAAAAACTGGAAACCATTCCTCACTGCAAGATCCAGAAGATTTTGAGAATAAGTTACGACTCTTTGCAAGATGACCATGATAGAGATTTGTTTCTGGAGATTGTATGTTTCTTTAGTGGAGAGGCCAAGTCTTTCGTGGTTGGGATACTAGATGAATGTGGTTATTACACATTAATTGGAATTGATAATCTTATTGATAGATGTTTACTGAAGACTGATAAATATGGAAATCTTAAAATGCATCAATTAGTTCAGAGCATGGGTAGAGAAATAATACGTCAGCAATCACCTAGAGATCCAGGGCAAAGGAGTAGACTGTGGCATTGCAGAGACTCCCTCAAAGTATTAAAAGATGAAACT ggAACCGGAGCAGTTGAAGGCCTGGCACTAGATATGAATACAACTAATGCATATCCGGCGGAGTTAAGAACAAAAGCTTTTTTCTTGATGCAAAAGCTAAGACTACTTAAGCTGAATAAT CTTCTTGGATCATTAAAGTTTCTAAATCTAAGCCACTGCAATGGCCTTGTGAAAACCCCAGACTTTGCAACACTTTGCGCTCTTGAGCAATTGCTCCTCGAAGATTGTGCACGTTTAATTGAGATTGACGAATCTATTGGAATGGCTCAAGGACTTGtgttgataaatttaaaagacTGCAAACTTTTAAAAAAGCTTCCAGAAAATTTATGCATGCTCAAGTTACTAGAAACACTAATCATATCAGGTTGTTCAAGTCTTGGTATGTTTCCGACGGATATGAGAAAGATGGAATCCTTAAAAACATTTCATGCTGATGGACTCAATTTTGGTAATTCATCTGATGGAATTGAAAGTTgtacaaatcaaaatatttcaTGGCGAGAATTCATCTGGGGTTTGGTATCTGGACCAAGTACAAGTCCCAAACTCTCGTTGACTTCTTTACCATTCAATTCCATTACAAGATTGAGTCTGGTACATTGCAATCTACAAGATAGTTCATTTCCCAAGGATTTTAGAGTCGCATCCTCACTTGAACACTTAAACCTGAGTCAGAACCCAATCCGCTTTCTACCAGATTGCTTTAAAGGTCTAGAAGAGATCAAACGTCTCGAATTACGGAATTGCAACCAGCTTCAAACACTTGAAGGATTACCAAAAATAGAGTCTCTTGCGGTTACTCATTGCCGATTATTGGAGAAAATTAAAGCTCAGTGTAAAACTTGTTCTTTTCCGTTACACTGTGAGAAATTACTTGAGATGGACTATGGCTTCAAGATTGCACCAATAGATGAGATAGACCCAGAATTGATCAGCAATTGTGGTATTTGTGATGTGGAATCCATGAAAGTTATCCACATTAGATTATACAATGAATTGACCGCTGCCGAAACACGATGCTCAATCCAG GGAGTACACGAATTTCCATTTGGGTGTAAATCATTAAACATATTTTACCCTGGGAGCAGTGTTCCAACATGGTTCACTAATCAAAGTTACGGGCCTTCATTATCCTTTATGATATCACATTCTAAACTTAGATACTTAAACACTTGCATTGTGTACAAACTGAGCTCGGTTCGAAGAAAGAGGACTTTCTACCTGGTATTCCATAACATGACCAAACATAAAATGATTTTGTATCATCCAATCTGTTATGGCATCCCTGAAGGTGATGAATATATGACTTGGATATGCCACTGGAAATTAGGTACTCACGAGGTGGGACCTGGAGATGAGGTCAAGATTTCAGTAGCTGATCATTTAGATGATGACCATTTTGAGTTGAAAGAGATTGGCGTCTATCTTGTGTATGAAGAGCAAGAACAGGAAGGTTTTCATTTAGCCAAAAGAcaaaaaatccaagaaacatGTGAGCAAATATCTCAGTATGTCATCCCATCGGAAAGGAAGCCATCGGCATATCATGGAACGACACAAGTATACATCGGTGGCACCCGCACCCCCGCACCCGCACTCGTGCTTCCTAGCTGGGATAGAATCAGCCAATATAGACCGCTGGTTGGAGAGATATTTTGGAAATTATATGGCATTGGAGAATGGTAA
- the LOC135148541 gene encoding disease resistance protein RPV1-like — translation MLHRALREDNKAMPTCQGLPLALKVLGASLRGKKMDVWRSAMEKLEIIPHCEIHKILRISYDSLQDDHDRDLFLEIACFFCGEAKSFVVGILDECDYYTLIILKLRHTRMWGIIWCYLPNIAHFSQHLNRRFRDQTTDLPAMLQLPESLAEKYRYDVFLSFSGEDTRKTFTDHLYTALKNEGLITFRDDEEIERGESIKSELENGIQQSRSWIVVFSKNYAFSSWCLDELVLILECSNNSKRFLLPIFYHVDPSDVRKQSGCVSEAIDYHEEKFRREVDETKRKNLMDKITRWRTNEGSQCS, via the exons ATGTTACATAGAGCACTCAGAGAGGATAATAAAGCAATGCCAACTTGCCAAGGTCTTCCTTTAGCTCTTAAGGTTCTGGGTGCTTCTCTACGTGGCAAGAAGATGGATGTTTGGAGGAGTGCGATGGAAAAGTTGGAAATCATTCCTCACTGCGAAATCCATAAGATTTTGCGAATTAGTTATGACTCTTTGCAAGATGACCATGATAGGGATTTATTTCTGGAGATTGCGTGTTTCTTTTGTGGAGAAGCCAAGTCTTTCGTGGTGGGGATACTAGATGAATGTGATTATTACACCTTAATAATTCTTAAATTACGACATACTCGAATGTGGGGTATAATATGGTGCTATCTGCCTAACATCGCCCATTTTTCTCAACACTTGAACAGGAGATTCAGAGACCAGACCACTGACTTGCCTGCTATGCTGCAGCTTCCAG AGTCATTAGCTGAAAAGTATCGTTATGATGTATTTTTGAGTTTTAGTGGTGAAGATACTCGCAAGACGTTTACAGATCACCTGTATACTGCATTGAAAAATGAAGGACTGATCACTTTCAGAGATGATGAGGAGATTGAGAGGGGGGAGAGTATCAAGTCTGAACTGGAAAATGGTATCCAGCAGTCAAGAAGCTGGATCGTTGTATTCTCAAAGAACTATGCATTTTCGAGTTGGTGCCTTGACGAACTTGTGTTGATTCTTGAGTGCAGCAACAACTCGAAACGTTTTCTATTGCCTATTTTTTACCATGTTGATCCGTCTGATGTTCGCAAACAATCTGGTTGTGTATCTGAAGCAATAGATTAccatgaagaaaaattcaggaGGGAGGTGGATGAGACAAAAAGGAAGAATTTGATGGACAAAATAACTCGATGGAGGACTAATGAAGGAAGTCAATGTTCGTGA